The Coriobacteriia bacterium genome segment AGGTGAAGCGCGAGCCGAGAAACGCGCCCGGTACCACACCTACGGCGAGTGCGGCGGCGATGCGCCAGTCGATGTTGCCGAGAAGCGCGTGCGTGATGGTGCCCGGCACCGCGAGAATGGTGACCGCGACGAGCGAGGTCGCGATCGCGCGCTTGATGGGGAAGCCCACCCATCGCGTGAGCAGCGGGACGAGCACGAAGCCGCCACCCAACCCCAAGAAGCCGGAGTAGAAGCCGGTGAGCAGGCCGATGACGGCGAGCCTAGCCACTGCGGGGCGATTCTGCGGCACTCCGTTCACTGGCTTCGCACGTTCACTTCGTGCCGCTGAATCGCCGTCCACGGAGGTTGTGCTCGCCGGCGTCGGGTGCTCCTCGGCTTCGCTCGATTCCCTCATCGGGCGAGCGACTTGGAGGATCATGTCGGCAGCGGTCCACAGGATGAGCGCGGCGGTCGCGAGCAGGACGACCGTGCCGCCGACGAGCTGCGTCGTCCAGGCGCCGAGGACCGCAGTCGCGACCCCGGCGATGCCGCATGTGATGCCGGCGCGTACGTCGGCGACACCGTTACGCGCATAGTTGAGTGCGCCGGTGAGCGCGCTCGGGAAGATCACCGGAAGTGGCGTGCCCACAGCGATGAGCGCCGGCGCGCCGAGAATCAACCGAATCGCCGGTGTCGTGACGATGCCGCCACCGATGCCGAATGCTCCGGACAGCACCCCAGACACCAACCCGATGCCGAAGGTGATTGCGAGCTCGCGCATCAGGTGGCGCTACCTCCCTGGTAGCTAGGCCGGCGGCACGATCGGGAAGCGACCGGTGATCGCGGAACGGTCGACCACGCGCTCGCCCGAGAACAGCGACTTAAGCGCAATGTCGTCCCACAGACCTTCCATCAGAATCGGCCAGCGACGCTGGAACTCGAAGTAGTGCTGGCAGTACTGACGCGCGTAGTCGCCGGCGTCCTTCATGGTATGCATGGCAACCTGACGGTACAGCGGCTTGTCGGCACCGGAGAGTGAACGCAAGGCAGCCGTGATCGTCGCTCGCCAGCCGACGCTCGAATCGATGAACGGACCCGGGTAGGGCATCATCGACTTCGGCGTCACCTGCCGCAGGTCGACCTGAGACTTCGCGAACTCGATCTTGCGATGCTCGTAGACGAAGCGGTACGCGTCTTGGCGGAACCGAATCGCTTCCGAGACCATCTCGGGCGGCTCGTGGACGATGCGCCACTCGTCATCGAGATAGACGTCCGCGCCGTGCATGCGGGCGTTAATGATGTAGTCCATGTCCTCGCCGCGCAGCACCCACGGGTCGAAGGAGACGTTGGCGAACATGTCGCGGTGCAGCGCGAGGCACCCACCGAACGCGATGTTGGTGCGCTGGATGCGCGGGGGCTTGCTGACGACCGACAGCGCCTCGTTGAAGGCGTCGCGCTGGCGCCAGAACATGTCGCTCCAGTGCACCTCGTCGTTGCGCTGCCAACGGCCCTGCGAGTCGGTGTAGAAGCCGGACTTGGCAAGCAGCGGCGTGCCGTCGTCGAACTTCTGCCCGAGGCCGTACATGGCGGTGCGGAGGAAATCGGGAGTGGTGACGACCTCATCGTCATCGATGAAGACGACCGACTCGTAGCCGAGAACCGCTGCGGCCATCAGACCGACGTTGCGGACCGCGCCGTAACCCTTGAGCGTGACGCCCTCGATCATGTCGGCGAACTCGAGCTGCTCGAGCCGACGGTGCAGGCTGCCAAGCTCAGCTGGGCCGAACACAAACGCGTCGATGTCGGGGAAGTCGTCGACTATCTCGCGGACCTTGTCCTCAGCGCGGTGCTCGATGGAGGTGTCGGTCGCTGCCACGACGATCACGACACGGCCGAGGCCTTCGACC includes the following:
- a CDS encoding sulfite exporter TauE/SafE family protein, which encodes MRELAITFGIGLVSGVLSGAFGIGGGIVTTPAIRLILGAPALIAVGTPLPVIFPSALTGALNYARNGVADVRAGITCGIAGVATAVLGAWTTQLVGGTVVLLATAALILWTAADMILQVARPMRESSEAEEHPTPASTTSVDGDSAARSERAKPVNGVPQNRPAVARLAVIGLLTGFYSGFLGLGGGFVLVPLLTRWVGFPIKRAIATSLVAVTILAVPGTITHALLGNIDWRIAAALAVGVVPGAFLGSRFT
- a CDS encoding glycosyltransferase; protein product: MEPVVIIPTFWTKPTPKRGRTSIPVDDLATAYDHPTPIDSDGTLPDCLRSLQKVEGLGRVVIVVAATDTSIEHRAEDKVREIVDDFPDIDAFVFGPAELGSLHRRLEQLEFADMIEGVTLKGYGAVRNVGLMAAAVLGYESVVFIDDDEVVTTPDFLRTAMYGLGQKFDDGTPLLAKSGFYTDSQGRWQRNDEVHWSDMFWRQRDAFNEALSVVSKPPRIQRTNIAFGGCLALHRDMFANVSFDPWVLRGEDMDYIINARMHGADVYLDDEWRIVHEPPEMVSEAIRFRQDAYRFVYEHRKIEFAKSQVDLRQVTPKSMMPYPGPFIDSSVGWRATITAALRSLSGADKPLYRQVAMHTMKDAGDYARQYCQHYFEFQRRWPILMEGLWDDIALKSLFSGERVVDRSAITGRFPIVPPA